Within the Plasmodium cynomolgi strain B DNA, scaffold: 0158, whole genome shotgun sequence genome, the region gttgttgttgctgttgttgttgttgccgttgttgttgctgttgttgctgctgtttttgctgttgttgctgctgttgttgctgctgttgttgtAGTTCTGAGTATGATCCTGATAGTGTAACTCCCAGAACTGGCCAATTCCACTCTTTCccaaatatttcttttcctaATTCTGACGGCTTCTTAACTGTTCTTCCTCTATGGAACATATTGTTAAGTTCCTCACAGTGGCTACCACTATATCGTTCCTTCGTGCAGGGTATATTTAAACTTTCATATGTTCTTTCAATACCCTTCAGATACTTCCTGCATGCTTCCTTATATATTCCGCGATGCATCCTTACCCTAGAAttaatgatattataaatttttgtgtaattatATACTTCCATTAATTTCTTGAAATCttctttgtttattttagGACACATATCAGAACATATACCTTTCGTTCCTACACCTCCATTATTATAAATGTCCCTCATAATATTCGAAAACaattccttcttttcctttaagTTTTCGGATACTATATTTCCTAGCcaataataaaaagtgaaacaatCGATCCCTGATCGTTTATTCTGTCCACATTTCC harbors:
- a CDS encoding ubiquitin carboxyl-terminal hydrolase (putative) yields the protein MKKELKSILKECTNADQTAQEVAKGWCIANGKCGQNKRSGIDCFTFYYWLGNIVSENLKEKKELFSNIMRDIYNNGGVGTKGICSDMCPKINKEDFKKLMEVYNYTKIYNIINSRVRMHRGIYKEACRKYLKGIERTYESLNIPCTKERYSGSHCEELNNMFHRGRTVKKPSELGKEIFGKEWNWPVLGNYNNSSNNSSNNSKNSSNNSNNNGNNNNSNNNSNNNNSNYSNN